The following proteins are encoded in a genomic region of Candidatus Methylospira mobilis:
- the cobU gene encoding bifunctional adenosylcobinamide kinase/adenosylcobinamide-phosphate guanylyltransferase, with protein MTGNDMRELILGGARSGKSGYAEQRAQKSGLEVVYIATAEACDQEMGARIALHRQRRPADWLTLEEPLALADTLRAHAQAERCILIDCLTLWLSNLLTLGEDRFKCEREALLRTLPSLPGQLLFVSNEVGQGIVPMNALARRFVDEAGYLHQDLAQLCERVTWVVAGLPQVLKG; from the coding sequence ATGACGGGGAATGACATGCGGGAGTTGATATTGGGCGGCGCACGATCAGGGAAAAGCGGCTATGCCGAGCAACGCGCGCAGAAGTCCGGTCTGGAGGTTGTGTATATCGCAACCGCCGAAGCCTGCGATCAGGAAATGGGCGCGCGTATTGCTTTGCATCGGCAGCGGCGTCCGGCCGATTGGCTGACGCTGGAAGAACCGTTGGCGCTTGCCGATACCTTGCGCGCTCATGCGCAAGCGGAGCGCTGCATCTTAATCGATTGCCTGACGCTCTGGCTCAGCAATTTGCTGACACTGGGCGAGGACAGATTCAAGTGCGAGCGTGAGGCGTTGCTGCGGACCTTGCCGTCGTTGCCGGGGCAGTTGCTGTTCGTCAGCAATGAAGTCGGACAGGGTATCGTACCGATGAACGCGCTGGCGCGCCGTTTCGTCGATGAAGCGGGCTATCTGCACCAGGATCTGGCTCAACTATGCGAACGCGTGACATGGGTCGTGGCGGGATTGCCTCAAGTGCTGAAAGGATAG
- the odhB gene encoding 2-oxoglutarate dehydrogenase complex dihydrolipoyllysine-residue succinyltransferase, with the protein MQIEIPVPNLPESVQDATLLDWRKAPGDAVAQGETLVELETDKVILDIPAPVSGILKQILRNKGDLVTGGELLGILETSITQNSSLIQNTPVLPETAAPVAAVTTPSHPYKQPVSPAVRRLLTEHGLDPSEIPGSGKEGRLSRQDVMDYLAGRHDPAIAKQNDSAQPENDIQTDNTSTPVQRVAQPRAERRLPMTRLRARIAERMLASRQNTATLTTFNEVSLHRIYELRNLYKTRFEQEHGVKLGFMSFFVKATVEALKRVPIVNASIDGNDLVYHDYYDIGLAVSTERGLVVPVLRDADTLSFGEIEKSVVEFSRKARAGRLSYEELAGGTFSITNGGIFGSMLSTPIINPPQSAILGMHAIKERPVVENGEIVIRPMIYLALSYDHRLIDGRDAVSFLYTIKELLEDPIRMVLHI; encoded by the coding sequence ATGCAGATAGAAATACCCGTCCCCAACCTGCCCGAATCGGTACAGGACGCAACCCTGCTCGACTGGCGCAAAGCGCCTGGCGACGCGGTTGCGCAGGGCGAAACGCTGGTCGAACTGGAAACGGATAAAGTGATCCTGGATATTCCGGCTCCCGTTTCCGGCATCCTCAAGCAGATACTCCGCAATAAAGGAGATCTCGTTACCGGGGGCGAACTGCTTGGAATACTGGAAACAAGCATAACCCAAAACAGCAGCCTCATACAGAACACCCCGGTGCTGCCGGAAACCGCCGCGCCCGTAGCTGCCGTCACCACGCCATCCCACCCGTACAAGCAACCGGTAAGCCCCGCCGTACGCCGCTTATTGACCGAACATGGGCTCGACCCATCCGAGATACCCGGCTCCGGCAAGGAAGGCCGGTTATCGCGTCAGGACGTAATGGACTATCTCGCCGGCAGGCATGATCCGGCTATTGCGAAGCAAAACGATTCCGCGCAACCGGAAAACGATATACAGACGGATAACACCAGCACGCCCGTTCAGCGCGTGGCGCAGCCACGCGCTGAACGCCGGCTGCCCATGACGCGCCTTCGTGCACGCATTGCCGAGCGCATGCTGGCGTCTCGGCAAAATACCGCGACCCTGACCACTTTCAACGAAGTCAGCCTGCACAGGATTTACGAACTGCGCAACCTGTATAAAACACGTTTCGAGCAGGAACACGGCGTTAAATTGGGGTTCATGTCGTTTTTCGTGAAGGCCACGGTCGAAGCCCTCAAGCGCGTCCCCATCGTCAACGCCTCGATAGACGGCAACGATCTGGTTTATCACGACTACTACGACATCGGTCTGGCGGTATCGACCGAACGGGGTCTGGTAGTGCCGGTATTGCGCGATGCCGACACCCTGAGCTTCGGCGAAATCGAAAAATCCGTGGTCGAGTTTTCACGCAAGGCGCGCGCAGGCCGCCTGAGTTACGAAGAGCTCGCCGGCGGCACCTTCAGCATCACCAACGGCGGTATTTTCGGCTCCATGCTGTCGACACCAATCATCAACCCGCCGCAAAGCGCCATACTCGGCATGCATGCAATCAAGGAACGACCCGTTGTCGAAAACGGCGAAATCGTGATCCGCCCGATGATCTACCTCGCGCTGTCCTACGACCATCGCCTGATAGACGGACGCGACGCGGTTTCTTTCCTCTACACCATCAAGGAGCTGCTGGAAGATCCGATCCGCATGGTATTGCATATTTAG
- a CDS encoding 2-oxoglutarate dehydrogenase E1 component, whose protein sequence is MNPSPETALLLLQQLEDSGVLTEDNSGFIEQLYENYRLNPESVDISWRNKFAAIAPHDPVKAEIAAPSPPLEQTPGLEDRLRKQAAVDRLIRYYRNAGHQVADNNPLTTMSPLQLRYLDPATHGLTPEDGETLFYPDILGSRETRTLNHIIADMRATYCGSIGSEYTHIVDTEIRTWILQRLESTRAQMPLAREQKLNLLKLLVAAEGIEKYLHRKYTGQKRFSLEGAESLIPLLDALIMNAGEYGTREMIIGMAHRGRLNVLVNIMGKKPALLFQEFEESGLHETGRQTGDVKYHQGFSSDLETPYGAMHLALAFNPSHLEIIDPVVCGNVRARQDRAGENGENAIMPVLIHGDAAFAGQGVVMETLNMAETPGFTIGGTLHIVINNQIGFTTSNPFDARSTLNCTDVANMIQAPVFHVNADDPEAVVYAARLALDFRMKFKRDVVVDLIGYRRQGHNEADEPAVTQPLMYRFIRTHTPVTEIYAQKLITGGLTDENDLQSLRQNYQTQLELGENEFRVTLNDATRYAKTRWDPYLGKDWREPCGSRISVGQLAKALPLLAHAPAGFEVHPRVLAILNNRRKMAAGELALDWGYAENLAYATLLMEGHPVRISGQDVGRGTFFHRHAILFDQNEGYPWLPLQHLSPSQGRFEIYDSLLSEEGVLGFEYGYSTTEPNALVVWEAQFGDFANGAQVVIDQFISSGETKWGRLCSLVMLLPHGYEGQGPEHSSARLERYLQLCASQNIQVCVPTTPAQIFHLLRRQLLRPFRKPLIVLTPKSLLRHKHATSRLNELSEGRFLTVIGETDELNPELITRVILCSGKVYYDLLERRRTEGLHQTAILRIEQLYPFPREELQQALQRFPHLADIIWCQEEPENQGAWHHIRNRFLDELKSGILPRYAGRARCAAPSVGKFSRHQAEQKDLVRRALFG, encoded by the coding sequence ATGAATCCATCTCCCGAAACAGCCCTGTTGCTGCTGCAACAACTGGAAGACAGCGGAGTCCTCACCGAAGACAATAGCGGCTTTATCGAGCAGCTATACGAAAACTATCGGCTCAACCCGGAGTCGGTAGATATTTCATGGCGCAATAAATTTGCAGCCATTGCGCCGCATGACCCCGTTAAAGCCGAGATAGCGGCGCCTTCTCCGCCTCTCGAGCAAACGCCAGGCCTGGAAGACCGTCTGCGTAAACAAGCGGCGGTGGATCGATTGATCCGTTATTATCGAAATGCCGGACACCAGGTAGCCGACAACAATCCGCTTACCACCATGTCGCCGTTACAGTTACGCTACCTTGACCCGGCCACTCATGGATTGACGCCGGAGGATGGCGAAACCCTGTTTTACCCCGACATACTCGGCAGCCGGGAAACACGCACCCTGAACCACATCATTGCCGATATGCGCGCCACTTACTGCGGCAGTATCGGTTCCGAATATACCCATATCGTCGACACCGAAATTCGCACCTGGATACTGCAGCGGCTGGAAAGCACCCGTGCGCAAATGCCGCTCGCCAGGGAACAGAAACTGAACCTGCTCAAACTGCTGGTTGCCGCTGAAGGCATCGAAAAATACCTGCACCGCAAATATACCGGGCAAAAACGTTTCTCGCTGGAAGGCGCCGAAAGCCTGATACCGTTGCTGGACGCCTTGATCATGAACGCGGGCGAGTACGGCACGCGCGAAATGATAATCGGCATGGCGCATAGAGGCAGGCTCAACGTGCTGGTCAACATCATGGGGAAAAAGCCGGCGCTGCTGTTTCAGGAATTCGAGGAAAGCGGCCTGCATGAAACCGGCAGGCAAACCGGCGACGTCAAATACCATCAGGGATTTTCCTCCGACCTGGAAACGCCTTACGGCGCGATGCATCTGGCGCTGGCATTCAATCCCTCCCACCTGGAAATCATCGACCCGGTAGTCTGCGGCAATGTGCGTGCGCGCCAGGACCGCGCTGGCGAAAACGGCGAAAACGCCATCATGCCGGTACTGATACATGGCGATGCCGCCTTTGCCGGCCAAGGCGTGGTCATGGAAACGCTGAACATGGCGGAAACGCCGGGGTTTACCATCGGCGGCACGCTGCATATCGTCATCAACAACCAGATCGGCTTCACCACCAGCAACCCCTTCGACGCGCGCTCGACGCTGAACTGCACCGATGTCGCCAACATGATACAGGCGCCGGTATTTCATGTGAATGCGGACGACCCGGAAGCGGTGGTTTACGCAGCCCGTTTGGCGCTGGATTTCCGCATGAAGTTCAAGCGCGATGTGGTCGTCGACCTGATCGGCTACCGGCGTCAAGGCCACAACGAAGCGGATGAACCGGCAGTGACGCAGCCGCTGATGTACCGCTTTATCCGCACCCATACCCCGGTTACGGAAATATATGCGCAAAAACTGATTACCGGCGGCCTGACGGACGAAAATGACTTGCAAAGCCTGCGTCAGAACTATCAAACCCAATTGGAGCTTGGTGAAAACGAATTCCGGGTCACGCTGAACGACGCCACGCGTTACGCTAAAACCCGCTGGGACCCGTATCTCGGCAAGGACTGGCGCGAGCCCTGCGGCAGCCGAATATCAGTCGGGCAACTAGCGAAGGCGCTACCATTGCTGGCGCACGCGCCGGCGGGTTTCGAAGTTCACCCCAGAGTACTTGCCATACTCAACAACCGCAGGAAAATGGCCGCAGGAGAATTGGCGCTGGACTGGGGCTACGCCGAAAATCTTGCTTACGCCACCCTGCTGATGGAGGGCCATCCGGTGCGTATCAGCGGACAGGATGTAGGACGCGGCACGTTTTTCCATCGCCATGCCATCCTTTTCGATCAGAATGAAGGCTACCCCTGGCTGCCGCTGCAGCACCTGTCTCCCAGTCAGGGCCGTTTCGAAATTTACGACTCCCTGCTGTCGGAAGAAGGCGTACTCGGTTTCGAATACGGTTACAGCACGACCGAGCCGAACGCCTTGGTGGTATGGGAAGCGCAGTTCGGCGATTTCGCCAACGGCGCTCAGGTAGTCATCGATCAGTTCATCAGTTCCGGCGAGACCAAATGGGGGCGGCTCTGTAGTCTGGTCATGCTGCTGCCTCATGGCTACGAAGGTCAGGGACCGGAACATTCTTCCGCACGTCTGGAACGCTACCTGCAACTGTGCGCATCGCAAAACATACAGGTATGCGTCCCCACCACGCCCGCGCAAATCTTTCATCTGTTGCGCCGGCAACTGCTGCGCCCATTCAGGAAACCGCTGATCGTGCTGACTCCGAAAAGCCTGCTGCGCCACAAGCACGCGACCTCACGGCTGAATGAGCTGAGCGAAGGCCGTTTCCTTACGGTAATCGGCGAAACCGACGAGCTGAACCCGGAGCTGATTACGCGCGTCATACTGTGCAGCGGCAAGGTTTATTACGACTTATTGGAGCGGCGGCGCACCGAAGGCTTGCATCAAACGGCCATACTGCGCATCGAGCAGCTCTATCCGTTCCCCAGGGAAGAACTGCAGCAGGCGCTGCAACGCTTTCCGCATCTGGCGGATATCATCTGGTGTCAGGAAGAACCGGAAAATCAGGGCGCATGGCACCATATCAGGAACCGATTCCTGGATGAACTGAAGTCGGGTATATTACCGCGTTATGCGGGCCGCGCACGTTGCGCCGCGCCTTCGGTCGGCAAATTCTCCAGGCATCAGGCAGAGCAGAAAGATCTGGTGAGGCGCGCGCTTTTCGGTTAG
- a CDS encoding YgiQ family radical SAM protein gives MQKPPSLFSYRPYWAKRFGIAPELPASPEEMDALGWDACDIILVTGDAYIDHPSFGMALIGRLLEAQGFRVGIIAQPDWNSTGDFQKLGRPRLFFGVTGGNMDSMVNRYTSDRRVRSNDAYTPNGAADKRPDRCVLVYSQRCREAYRDAPVILGGIEASLRRIAHYDYWSDKVRRSILLDAKADLLVFGNGERQVVEIAHRLAAGTPVGELTGIRGTAQICKGIPEDWAVIDSTHIDTPGNAEVPVSPYLDTTTQPGCGTQNTPRQEAPIQFRRAAAHNDYNNTVVRLPSFEALRDDRVLYAHASRVFHQETNPGNARALIQQHGERHVWLNPPALPLSTAEMDAVYDLPYSRLPHRSYGNAKIPAFEMIQHSVTIMRGCFGGCSFCSITEHEGRIIQNRSEDSIIREIESIRDHAPSFTGVISDLGGPTANMYRLACQSREIEASCRRLSCVYPGICKNLNTSHDALIRLYRRARALPGIKKILIGSGVRYDLAVHSPEYVRELVTHHVGGYLKIAPEHTESGPLSKMMKPGIAAYDRFKALFDSYSKQAGKEQYLIPYFIAAHPGTTDEDMLALALWLKRNGFRADQVQAFLPSPMAIASTMYHSGKNPLRRIRRDSEEVPVARGMKQRRLHKAFLRYHDPENWPMLRDALKRMGRSDLIGNGKQHLIPGYQPAGTGVRSEGHRTPAGGIAFRTQHTRGQENPGKPGKKPARRR, from the coding sequence ATGCAAAAACCCCCTAGTCTTTTTTCCTACCGTCCCTATTGGGCAAAGCGCTTTGGCATTGCGCCCGAACTGCCAGCCTCCCCCGAAGAAATGGATGCGCTGGGCTGGGATGCCTGCGACATCATACTGGTCACCGGCGACGCCTATATCGATCATCCCAGTTTCGGCATGGCGCTGATCGGACGCCTGCTGGAGGCACAGGGTTTCCGCGTCGGCATCATCGCGCAGCCCGACTGGAACAGCACCGGCGACTTTCAAAAACTGGGACGGCCGAGGCTGTTTTTCGGCGTGACCGGCGGCAACATGGACTCCATGGTCAACCGCTATACCTCGGACCGGCGCGTACGCTCCAACGACGCCTACACGCCGAACGGCGCCGCCGATAAACGCCCGGACCGTTGCGTACTGGTCTATTCGCAACGCTGCCGCGAGGCCTACCGCGATGCTCCGGTCATCCTCGGCGGCATCGAAGCCAGCCTCAGACGCATCGCGCATTATGATTACTGGTCGGACAAAGTCCGGCGCTCTATATTGCTCGACGCCAAGGCCGACTTGCTGGTTTTCGGCAACGGTGAGCGGCAGGTTGTCGAAATCGCTCACCGCCTTGCGGCCGGAACCCCTGTTGGCGAACTGACCGGCATACGCGGCACCGCGCAGATCTGTAAAGGCATACCGGAAGACTGGGCGGTGATCGACTCGACGCATATCGACACCCCCGGCAACGCCGAAGTACCGGTGAGTCCGTATCTGGACACGACAACACAACCCGGATGCGGCACGCAAAACACGCCCAGACAGGAAGCCCCGATTCAATTCAGGCGCGCCGCGGCGCACAACGATTACAATAACACGGTTGTCCGGCTACCGTCGTTCGAAGCGCTACGCGACGACCGTGTGCTGTACGCCCACGCTTCGCGGGTTTTTCACCAGGAAACCAACCCCGGCAACGCGCGCGCACTGATACAGCAACACGGCGAGCGCCATGTCTGGCTGAACCCTCCAGCGCTTCCCTTGAGCACGGCGGAAATGGACGCGGTATACGACCTGCCGTACAGCCGCCTTCCGCATCGCAGCTACGGAAACGCCAAAATCCCGGCATTCGAAATGATCCAGCATTCAGTGACCATCATGCGCGGCTGTTTCGGCGGCTGCTCGTTTTGCTCCATCACCGAACACGAAGGGCGCATCATCCAGAACCGCTCGGAAGACTCGATCATCCGCGAAATCGAAAGCATACGCGATCACGCGCCGTCGTTCACCGGCGTTATTTCCGATCTGGGAGGCCCTACCGCGAACATGTACCGGCTGGCCTGTCAAAGCCGCGAAATCGAAGCGTCCTGCCGTCGGCTTTCCTGCGTATACCCCGGCATCTGCAAGAACCTGAACACCAGCCACGACGCATTGATCCGGCTTTACCGGCGCGCGCGGGCATTGCCGGGAATCAAAAAGATCCTGATCGGTTCCGGGGTGCGCTACGATCTTGCCGTGCATTCGCCGGAATATGTGCGAGAACTGGTTACCCATCATGTCGGCGGCTATCTTAAAATCGCCCCAGAACACACCGAAAGCGGGCCGCTTTCGAAAATGATGAAGCCCGGCATCGCTGCTTACGACCGCTTTAAAGCCCTGTTCGATAGCTACTCCAAACAGGCCGGCAAGGAACAATACCTGATTCCATACTTCATCGCCGCCCACCCCGGCACCACCGACGAAGACATGCTGGCGCTGGCGCTGTGGCTCAAGCGCAACGGTTTCCGCGCCGATCAGGTGCAGGCGTTTCTGCCGTCGCCGATGGCTATCGCTTCCACCATGTACCATAGCGGCAAAAATCCGCTGCGCCGCATCCGCCGCGACAGCGAAGAGGTTCCGGTTGCGCGCGGCATGAAACAGCGCAGACTGCACAAAGCATTTTTGCGCTATCACGACCCGGAAAACTGGCCGATGCTGCGCGACGCGCTCAAGCGCATGGGACGCTCCGATCTGATCGGCAACGGCAAGCAGCATCTGATACCCGGCTATCAACCGGCCGGTACCGGCGTGCGCAGCGAAGGACATAGAACGCCTGCCGGCGGGATCGCATTCCGCACCCAGCATACTCGCGGACAAGAAAATCCGGGCAAGCCCGGAAAAAAACCGGCCCGGAGGCGTTAA
- the trpC gene encoding indole-3-glycerol phosphate synthase TrpC — protein MPQTPDILKKIIARKREEIAERSRLTTLNDLRASAEQADAPRGFAEAIRRQIAAGNAAVIAEIKKASPSKGILREPFHPADCARSYAAGGASCLSVLTDKDFFQGSEAFLQQARAACALPVIRKDFLIDAYQVYEARAIAADCILLIAAALDDRQLSDLAALAGELAMDVLVEVHDGIELERALKINLPLIGINNRNLRTFEVSLQTTLDLLPIIPDDRIVVTESGILNPADVKLMRDHHVDTFLVGEAFMRADDPGEKLRVLFSSTDAKTP, from the coding sequence ATGCCGCAAACGCCCGACATACTAAAAAAAATCATCGCGCGCAAACGCGAAGAAATTGCCGAACGCAGCCGGCTCACAACCTTGAACGATTTGCGCGCCAGCGCGGAACAAGCCGACGCGCCGCGCGGATTCGCCGAAGCGATACGCAGGCAAATCGCCGCAGGGAATGCCGCGGTCATTGCCGAAATCAAGAAAGCATCCCCCAGTAAAGGCATATTGCGCGAGCCCTTCCACCCGGCCGACTGTGCGCGCAGCTATGCAGCAGGAGGCGCAAGCTGCCTTTCCGTACTGACCGACAAAGACTTTTTTCAGGGCAGCGAAGCCTTCCTGCAACAGGCACGCGCTGCTTGCGCGCTGCCGGTGATACGCAAGGACTTTCTGATCGATGCCTATCAGGTTTACGAAGCGCGCGCGATCGCCGCCGACTGCATATTGTTGATCGCAGCAGCGCTGGACGACCGTCAACTGTCCGATCTGGCCGCTCTGGCCGGGGAACTGGCCATGGATGTTCTGGTCGAAGTCCATGACGGCATCGAATTGGAGCGCGCGCTGAAAATTAACTTACCATTGATAGGCATCAACAACCGCAACCTGCGCACTTTTGAAGTCAGCCTGCAAACCACGCTTGATTTACTGCCGATCATACCGGATGATCGTATCGTCGTTACCGAAAGCGGCATCCTCAACCCGGCTGACGTCAAATTGATGCGGGATCATCATGTCGACACCTTTCTGGTAGGTGAAGCCTTCATGCGCGCCGATGATCCAGGGGAAAAATTACGAGTCCTGTTTTCCAGTACAGATGCAAAAACCCCCTAG
- the trpD gene encoding anthranilate phosphoribosyltransferase gives MDMPAAIQTLLDGHNLQPTDMRGLMRTIMSGGATPAQIGGFLIALRAKGESVDEVTAAAEVLREMATKVSVNGSHVIDTCGTGGDGSHTFNISTTAAFVAAAAGCKVAKHGNRSASGKTATGSADTLEAAGVNIELRPEQVTRCINEIGVGFLFAQRHHGAMKYTIGPRREIGVRSIFNLLGPLSNPAGATHQLMGVFHRQWVEPLARVLQKLGSKHVLVVHADDGLDEISIASPTHVAELKDGQISCYDITPEQFGFTRAPLTKLVAESPSVSLQIMRSVLDGESGPAGDIVALNAGGAIYAADVADSLEAGIELARNVLSSGKGREKLEELVALSRSFT, from the coding sequence ATGGATATGCCCGCAGCAATACAAACCCTGCTGGACGGTCACAACCTGCAGCCAACCGACATGCGCGGGCTGATGCGCACCATCATGAGCGGAGGCGCGACGCCCGCGCAAATCGGCGGTTTCCTGATAGCGCTGCGCGCCAAAGGCGAATCCGTAGACGAAGTAACCGCCGCCGCCGAAGTGTTGCGGGAAATGGCCACCAAGGTATCCGTGAACGGTTCTCATGTAATCGACACCTGCGGCACAGGCGGCGACGGCAGCCATACCTTCAATATTTCGACAACGGCGGCATTTGTGGCGGCTGCCGCCGGCTGCAAGGTCGCCAAGCACGGCAATCGTTCCGCTTCCGGAAAAACGGCAACGGGCAGCGCCGATACCCTGGAGGCGGCGGGCGTCAACATAGAACTGAGACCGGAGCAGGTTACGCGCTGCATCAACGAAATCGGCGTCGGCTTTCTGTTTGCGCAACGTCATCATGGCGCGATGAAATACACCATCGGTCCGCGACGTGAAATCGGCGTGCGCAGCATATTCAACCTGCTGGGTCCGCTCAGCAACCCTGCCGGCGCCACTCACCAATTGATGGGCGTTTTTCACCGGCAATGGGTCGAGCCGCTGGCGCGCGTACTGCAAAAACTGGGCAGCAAACATGTGCTGGTCGTTCATGCCGATGATGGGCTCGACGAAATCAGCATCGCATCGCCTACCCATGTCGCGGAACTAAAAGACGGACAAATCAGCTGTTACGACATCACGCCGGAACAATTCGGTTTTACCCGCGCGCCGCTCACCAAACTGGTTGCCGAAAGCCCGTCCGTCAGCCTGCAAATCATGCGCTCGGTTCTGGACGGCGAATCCGGCCCGGCAGGGGACATCGTCGCGCTCAACGCCGGCGGCGCCATTTACGCCGCCGATGTCGCCGACTCGCTGGAAGCAGGCATAGAGTTGGCGCGAAATGTGCTGTCATCTGGTAAAGGGCGCGAAAAACTGGAAGAACTGGTTGCTTTGAGCCGCAGTTTTACCTGA
- a CDS encoding anthranilate synthase component II: protein MSGHVLMIDNYDSFTYNLVQYLAELGAQVEVKRNDQISVEDIAGINPDKIVISPGPCTPREAGISVDTIHAYAGHYPILGVCLGHQSIGHAFGGHIVHAGRIMHGKTSMVHHRNSGVFKGLKNPLQATRYHSLVIAGDSLPECLEITAWTENAGGGIEEIMGVRHKTLDIEGVQFHPESIMTEQGHELLRNFLER, encoded by the coding sequence ATGAGCGGGCATGTGTTAATGATCGACAATTACGATTCGTTTACCTATAACCTGGTGCAGTATCTGGCCGAGCTGGGCGCGCAGGTGGAAGTAAAACGCAACGATCAAATCAGCGTTGAAGATATTGCCGGCATCAACCCGGATAAAATCGTGATTTCGCCTGGCCCCTGTACGCCGCGCGAAGCGGGTATTTCGGTCGATACAATCCATGCCTATGCCGGACATTATCCGATACTGGGCGTTTGCCTCGGGCACCAGAGCATCGGTCACGCCTTCGGAGGACATATTGTCCATGCAGGACGAATCATGCACGGCAAAACTTCAATGGTGCATCATCGCAACAGCGGTGTTTTTAAAGGCCTTAAAAACCCGTTACAGGCCACACGCTACCATTCTCTGGTTATCGCCGGGGACAGCCTGCCGGAGTGCCTGGAAATTACGGCCTGGACCGAAAATGCCGGCGGAGGCATAGAGGAAATCATGGGGGTCAGGCACAAAACCCTGGATATTGAAGGCGTGCAATTCCATCCGGAATCGATCATGACCGAACAGGGCCATGAGCTGCTGCGCAATTTTCTCGAGCGTTGA
- the trpE gene encoding anthranilate synthase component I, with protein sequence MTPEQYTHYARQGYNRIPLARQVLADLDTPLSAYLKLADAPYSYLFESVHGGEQWGRYSIIGLPCRTRIRVRGNEITVENDGADVEFHVADNPLQWIKNYASAFKVPEIAGLPRFTGGLVGYFGYETIGYIEPRLKNDKPDPIGNPDILLMVSEDVLVFDNLSGRLLVITHAQVSEADGYAKAEQRLDRLIRYLREKSAPLPAPGPPHQVNESDFVSGFTREGYEQAVRRIKEYIVAGDVMQVVLSQRMSIPYTASAMDLYRALRCLNPSPYMFNLNLGDFHIVGSSPEILARLEDGMVTVRPIAGTRPRGATPEQDRQLEQELLADPKEIAEHLMLIDLGRNDAGRVAQTGSVKLTERMVVERYSHVMHIVSNVSAKLAPDHDAFDVLAATFPAGTVSGAAKIRAMEIIAELEPVKRGVYAGAVGYIGWSGNLDTAIALRTAVIKNGLLHIQAGAGIVHDSIPQNEWEETMNKGRAIFRAVAMVEAGLEKEASL encoded by the coding sequence ATGACCCCGGAACAATATACCCACTACGCCAGGCAGGGCTACAACCGTATCCCGCTGGCGCGCCAGGTGCTCGCCGACCTGGATACGCCATTGAGCGCCTATCTGAAGCTTGCCGATGCGCCCTATTCCTATTTGTTCGAATCGGTTCATGGCGGAGAGCAGTGGGGACGCTACTCGATCATCGGCTTGCCTTGCCGCACGCGTATCCGGGTTCGCGGCAATGAAATCACCGTGGAAAACGACGGCGCCGATGTCGAATTCCATGTAGCGGACAATCCGCTGCAATGGATAAAAAACTATGCAAGCGCGTTCAAAGTACCCGAAATTGCAGGACTGCCGCGTTTTACCGGCGGACTGGTCGGCTATTTCGGTTACGAAACCATAGGCTATATCGAACCGCGCCTGAAAAACGACAAACCGGACCCGATCGGCAACCCGGATATACTGTTGATGGTATCCGAAGACGTACTGGTTTTCGACAACCTGTCCGGCAGGCTGCTGGTCATTACCCATGCGCAAGTATCCGAAGCCGACGGCTATGCAAAAGCGGAACAGCGGCTCGACCGGCTGATACGCTATTTGCGCGAAAAATCGGCGCCGCTTCCGGCGCCGGGACCACCGCATCAAGTGAACGAATCCGACTTCGTATCGGGTTTTACCCGTGAAGGTTACGAACAAGCAGTCAGGCGCATCAAGGAGTATATTGTCGCCGGCGACGTGATGCAGGTGGTGCTCTCGCAACGCATGAGCATCCCTTACACCGCATCAGCCATGGATTTGTACCGCGCGTTGCGTTGCTTGAACCCATCGCCGTATATGTTCAACCTGAACCTGGGCGATTTTCATATTGTCGGCTCTTCGCCGGAAATCCTGGCGCGTCTCGAAGACGGCATGGTCACGGTACGTCCGATCGCAGGCACCCGTCCGCGCGGCGCAACGCCGGAGCAGGATCGGCAGCTGGAACAGGAACTGTTGGCCGATCCGAAGGAAATTGCCGAACATTTGATGCTGATCGATCTCGGGCGCAACGACGCCGGACGCGTCGCGCAGACCGGCAGCGTAAAATTGACCGAGCGCATGGTCGTCGAACGCTATTCGCATGTCATGCACATCGTGTCCAATGTTTCCGCAAAACTGGCGCCCGATCACGACGCGTTTGATGTACTGGCAGCGACTTTTCCCGCCGGCACGGTCAGTGGCGCGGCCAAGATCAGAGCCATGGAAATCATTGCAGAACTGGAACCGGTCAAACGCGGCGTATACGCCGGCGCGGTCGGCTACATCGGCTGGTCAGGTAATCTCGATACCGCGATCGCGTTGCGCACCGCCGTCATCAAGAACGGATTACTGCATATTCAGGCAGGAGCGGGTATCGTACACGATTCGATACCGCAAAACGAATGGGAAGAAACCATGAATAAAGGGCGTGCGATTTTCCGGGCGGTCGCCATGGTGGAAGCCGGTCTGGAAAAGGAGGCCAGCCTATGA